Genomic window (Paenibacillus sp. PK3_47):
AGTAAAGGAAGATATGTCTGGAGTGAAGAGCCTTTTGAATTTCGGTTTGAGGGCGGTAATCTGACAGTGACAGGAAAGGGGGCACTGGTTCTCGAAGAAGGGCATGCTACGTTAAAAGAAGCATACCTGCATGCCTCGCGGACCTTTTTCCCGCCGGCTCCCGGTATTCCGGAGGAGCTGCTGTTCACTGCTCCGCAGTATAATCTGTGGATTGAACTGCTCTATGAACCGACCCAGGAGAAGGTGCTGCAGTATGCCCGCAAGGTCCTGGAGCAGGGAATGCCTCCGGGCGTCATCATGATTGATGATAACTGGCATGAGCCTTACGGTACATGGACCTTTCATTCCGGCAGGTTCCCTGATCCGGGCCGGATGGTTCAGGAGCTTCATGCCATGGGCTTTAAGGTGATGCTGTGGTTATGCCCGTTCATCAGTCCGGATTCGCTTACGTTCCGCCAGCTTGAACCTGCAGGGATTTTGCTGAAGGACCGTGAGGGCAAGACTGCCCTGCGCAAATGGTGGAACGGCTACAGCGCTGTACTGGATTGCACCCATCCCGGAGCGGTCAAGTGGATTCATGACCGGCTGGATGCACTGCAGAACGAATACGGAATTGACGGCTTCAAGCTGGATGCCGGCGATGCCGAGTTCTATGAGGCCGATGATCAGGCCTTTGTACCGTCTACCCGCAGCGGACACAGTGAAGCCTGGGCCAGAGTCGGCCTGAATTACAGGCTGAATGAATACCGGGCCTGCTGGAAGCTGGCCGGACAGCCGCTCGTGCAGCGGCTGAAGGATAAGCGGCATCAGTGGAAGGAGGACGGGCTGGGGGCCCTGATCCCTGACGGGCTGGCCCAAGGCCTGCTGGGTTATGCCTACACCTGTCCGGACATGATTGGCGGAGGGGAATACGGCAGCATGACATCAGCCCGGATGGATCCGGAATTATTCGTACGGTCTGCCCAGTGCTCCGCACTGTTCCCGATGATGCAGTTCTCGGCAGCCCCGTGGCGGCTGCTGGATGACACGCACCTTGGCTACTGCGTTGAGGCTGCCCGGCTGCATACACAGTTCGGCAGCGAAATTCTGGAGCTGGCCCGGCATGCCTCTGTCACCGGTGAACCGGTCATGCGTCACATGGCCTATGAGTTCCCGGGCCAGGGCCTGGAGACGGTTAAGGACCAGTTCATGCTGGGCAGCGCCATCCTGGTTGCTCCGGTGGTCGAGAAGGGCGGAAGATCGCGCCGCGTTATTTTCCCTGAAGGAAGCTGGACCGGAGATGACGGGAGCCTGGTGGAAGGCCCGGCAGTGCTTGAAATTGAAGTGCCGCTCAGCCGGCTGCCGTATTACCGGAAGGGCTGAAGCTGCCAGAGTTCGTGTAAAAACAGGATAAGTCAGGTCAGGGAGATAGAATTACGCCGATTCCGGTTAATAAAAGGTATGCGTTTGGATAACCTATTTCTAACACGGAAGAAACGAGGCGATAAGCATGTCAACTTTGAACAACAGCCACCAGGAGGCTGTCGAGACGGTCCGCAAGCTGATCAAGGGTATTGATACGGCGATGTTCACCACGATTTCACCGGAAGGACTGGTGTCCCGCCCGATGAAGACGCAGGAGGTAGAATTTGACGGGGACCTGTGGTTTCTGACGAAGAAGGATACCAGCAAGTTTGATGAGATCCTGCACGATCCGCGGGTGAACGTCGTGTATGCCGATAAATCGTATGTCTCCATCCGCGGAGTGGCGAGAATCGTTGAGGATGCAGCGAAGAAGAAGGAATACTGGAATGCGGGATATGAAGCTTTTCTGAAGACCAGCTATGACGATCCTGAAGTCATCCTGATTCAGGTTCATGCCGAAGCTGCGGAATACTGGAAGAGCGGCAACCTGGCCGAGAAGGCAACCTATATGTTCAAACGGATTACCAATCAGGATACCGAACAGTCGAATCTCAACCAGACGGTAGAATTAGAATAGAGTAATTAAAGGGCCGTCCCCAAGCTGAAGTTCAGCCGGGGACGGCCCTAATCTCTATATTTTGAACTGGTTCATGATCTTCTGGAGCTCGTCGGCAAGACTGGCTAATGCCTGGGCCGAGGAGGCAATCTCCTGCATGGATGCCAGCTGCTCTTCAGTTGCCGCAGAAATATTCTGGGAGATGGACGCAGAATCTCTGGCTACATCTCTTACCTGACCAATGGACGTATTTACATTGGCTGCACCGCCGGCGAGCTTGCCCAGTGCTTCGGAGATGTCTTCAATCTGGGCAACGAAGCGGCTTACCGCCTGGTCGATCTTCTGGAATGAGCTTCCGGCATGGTTCACTACGGTCAGACCGGCCTGCACTTCCTGTGCAGCCTTGTCCATGGTGTGCAAAGTTAATGCCGTATCCTGCTGGATCAGATGAATGAGCTCGGTCACCTGCCCGGTCGACCTGTTGGACTGCTCAGCCAATTTTCTGACTTCACCGGCGACTACGGCAAAGCCCCGGCCGTGTTCCCCGGCTCTGGCTGCTTCAATGGAGGCATTCAGCGCGAGCAGATTAGTCTGGGCGGAAATGCCCGAGATGACATTTAAGATCTGCTCAATTTCACTGGAACGCTCGTTCAGACTGTTCACCGCTTCGAACAGTCCGCTCACATTTGTGGAGATCGAATTCATTTGCAAGGTAACTTCTGAGATTGCATGATTTCCTTCCACAGACATCTGCGAAGCATGCAGTGCATCCTGCTTCATCTGTTCGGTATTTTCGGCAATTGTCCGGGTATAGCCGGCCATATCCGAAATGGCTGCCGAGCTGTCTTCAACGATATCCACCTGTTTCTCGGTGCCAGTTGCCAGCTCCTGCACCGTCTCCGCAATATGTCCGCTTGCGTGGCTGTTCTGTTCTGCGCTTGCACTCAGCTCTTCAGAGGTCGAGGCCACAAAATGTGAGGATTCCTGGACGGTACCGAAGATAGACTGCAGCTTTCCGGTCATCTTATTGAAGGAGGCTGTCAGCTCACCGATTTCATCTTTTGATACATAGTTGCCCTTGACCGTAAAGTCGCCGTTTTCGGCTTCGGCCAGAAGACGTCTGACTTCTTTCACCGGTCTGACAATCATCCGCGAGATCAGGACACCAAGCAGAACAAGAATCAGCAGGGCAGCCAGACAAACAGCGGAGGCAATGAGCAAGATCCGCTTGACGCTGTTCTGGTTCTCAGTGTTTATAGCATCAGCGCCATCCAGCTTTGAACGCTGCAGTTCTTTTAACGTATCGTTGACCAGCTTGCGCTTGGCCTCCACATCCTGTGTGTAGAGGGCGTAGGCCTCAGCATTTCTATTTTGCACAGCCAAGTCCAGGACTTGATCTCTGGAGGCTTTCAAAGACTCGGCATGCTCGTGATACCGGGCGATTAACTGCCGTTCTTCCTCTCTGAGATGGGTGGCTTCAATCTCCTTGATCATCCCGTCAATTTCTTCCCAGGCGGAAGTGATTTCCCCAGTCAGCTCCTCTGTACGGGCGGCATCTGTAGTGGTAATCACTTCAAGCGTGTAGGCATCGCTCGCTCTGACATTGACCCGGATTTGCATGATCGTATTGAGCGGGATCAAATTTTCATCATGCATAACCGTGGATTCATCCGCCGTTTTATTGGTGTATACCAGTCCCAGAGCCCCAATCGCAAACAGGGCAGCTGCGCTTACTATAATCAGAATGGCAAGCTTTTTGGCAATGCTGAGGTTTCTTAACAGTTTCATCCGGTTGTCCCCTTTATTTCTCTGTAATTTTTACTAATTTTTATATCGTCAGACATGAGCGGTTAGTTAAGGGGAATACAGAGGGAAAAAACGGGATTTATTTGCTGGGAGATGGAAAAGAAAAAGCAGCAGCCTCCCGGTCAGGGGAGAACTGCTGCTCAGAGTGTTGAGAAACCCGGCTCTTTTAAGGGTCTTGGGTTTCTTTGCTGTGTTTCCATGTCTGCGGACGCTGCATCCGT
Coding sequences:
- a CDS encoding glycoside hydrolase family 31 protein, whose amino-acid sequence is MMLNDEQLIRLLPGEYWWGGRTADGGSMPYGAELFRVDLDENHNGNQASPFLLSSKGRYVWSEEPFEFRFEGGNLTVTGKGALVLEEGHATLKEAYLHASRTFFPPAPGIPEELLFTAPQYNLWIELLYEPTQEKVLQYARKVLEQGMPPGVIMIDDNWHEPYGTWTFHSGRFPDPGRMVQELHAMGFKVMLWLCPFISPDSLTFRQLEPAGILLKDREGKTALRKWWNGYSAVLDCTHPGAVKWIHDRLDALQNEYGIDGFKLDAGDAEFYEADDQAFVPSTRSGHSEAWARVGLNYRLNEYRACWKLAGQPLVQRLKDKRHQWKEDGLGALIPDGLAQGLLGYAYTCPDMIGGGEYGSMTSARMDPELFVRSAQCSALFPMMQFSAAPWRLLDDTHLGYCVEAARLHTQFGSEILELARHASVTGEPVMRHMAYEFPGQGLETVKDQFMLGSAILVAPVVEKGGRSRRVIFPEGSWTGDDGSLVEGPAVLEIEVPLSRLPYYRKG
- a CDS encoding pyridoxamine 5'-phosphate oxidase family protein gives rise to the protein MSTLNNSHQEAVETVRKLIKGIDTAMFTTISPEGLVSRPMKTQEVEFDGDLWFLTKKDTSKFDEILHDPRVNVVYADKSYVSIRGVARIVEDAAKKKEYWNAGYEAFLKTSYDDPEVILIQVHAEAAEYWKSGNLAEKATYMFKRITNQDTEQSNLNQTVELE
- a CDS encoding methyl-accepting chemotaxis protein, with the protein product MKLLRNLSIAKKLAILIIVSAAALFAIGALGLVYTNKTADESTVMHDENLIPLNTIMQIRVNVRASDAYTLEVITTTDAARTEELTGEITSAWEEIDGMIKEIEATHLREEERQLIARYHEHAESLKASRDQVLDLAVQNRNAEAYALYTQDVEAKRKLVNDTLKELQRSKLDGADAINTENQNSVKRILLIASAVCLAALLILVLLGVLISRMIVRPVKEVRRLLAEAENGDFTVKGNYVSKDEIGELTASFNKMTGKLQSIFGTVQESSHFVASTSEELSASAEQNSHASGHIAETVQELATGTEKQVDIVEDSSAAISDMAGYTRTIAENTEQMKQDALHASQMSVEGNHAISEVTLQMNSISTNVSGLFEAVNSLNERSSEIEQILNVISGISAQTNLLALNASIEAARAGEHGRGFAVVAGEVRKLAEQSNRSTGQVTELIHLIQQDTALTLHTMDKAAQEVQAGLTVVNHAGSSFQKIDQAVSRFVAQIEDISEALGKLAGGAANVNTSIGQVRDVARDSASISQNISAATEEQLASMQEIASSAQALASLADELQKIMNQFKI